From a single Nicotiana tabacum cultivar K326 chromosome 8, ASM71507v2, whole genome shotgun sequence genomic region:
- the LOC107824612 gene encoding inositol 3-kinase isoform X2, whose protein sequence is MVKEANDLSIPTTHRCLIVGNYCHDVLIKDDVVIAESLGGAVSFISAVLDGLSISSDYISKVGTDFVYSVNHRPITSASSKTTVFHAYFSTETKRQDRILKRISACDPVAPSDLPKSNFDFGLAVGVGGEILPETLERMIDICKVVFVDIQALIRVFDPVDGTVNLVHLDQTGFGPLLKRIGFLKASAEEAPYVDVEEARKWCCVVVTNGKEGCAVYTKDEELPVAPFSAFQVDPTGAGDSFLGGLVAGLVHGLNVPDAALLGNFFGSLTVGQIGLPKFDSRLVQDHLISLVMILPRYISLMWTRVGGTSRLMQIEWGRECSI, encoded by the exons atgGTGAAGGAAGCAAATGATTTATCAATACCCACCACCCACCGGTGCCTAATTGTGGGGAATTACTGCCACGACGTTCTGATTAAAGACGACGTAGTAATAGCGGAGTCACTCGGCGGCGCGGTTTCGTTCATCTCCGCTGTCCTCGACGGCTTGTCCATTTCCTCCGACTACATTTCTAAAGTGGGCACCGATTTCGTGTACTCCGTAAATCACCGGCCGATTACGTCAGCTTCTTCCAAAACCACCGTTTTTCACGCCTATTTCTCAACGGAAACCAAACGCCAAGATCGGATCCTAAAACGGATCAGTGCATGCGACCCGGTAGCTCCCTCGGATCttccaaaatcaaatttcgatttTGGTTTGGCTGTAGGTGTTGGTGGGGAGATTCTGCCCGAAACCCTAGAACGAATGATAGATATATGTAAAGTTGTGTTTGTAGATATCCAAGCTTTGATTCGGGTATTTGACCCGGTTGATGGAACAGTGAATCTTGTACATTTGGATCAAACCGGGTTTGGGCCTTTATTGAAAAGAATCGGGTTTTTGAAGGCCTCCGCGGAGGAGGCACCGTATGTAGATGTTGAGGAAGCAAGGAAATGGTGTTGTGTGGTGGTGACTAATGGGAAAGAAGGGTGTGCAGTATATACTAAAGATGAAGAATTGCCCGTTGCGCCTTTTTCAGCTTTTCAAGTTGATCCAACAGGAGCTGGGGATAGTTTTCTTGGAGGTTTAGTTGCTGGGCTTGTTCATGGTTTAAATGTACCGGATGCTGCATTGCTGGGGAACTTTTTTGGATCACTGACTGTAGGGCAAATTGGGCTTCCCAAGTTCGATTCGCGGTTGGTACAG GATCACCTTATCTCCTTGGTCATGATTTTACCAAGATATATATCTTTGATGTGGACAAGAGTTGGTGGAACATCAAGGTTGATGCAGATAGAGTGGGGAAGAGAGTGCAGTATTTGA
- the LOC107824612 gene encoding inositol 3-kinase isoform X3, with the protein MVKEANDLSIPTTHRCLIVGNYCHDVLIKDDVVIAESLGGAVSFISAVLDGLSISSDYISKVGTDFVYSVNHRPITSASSKTTVFHAYFSTETKRQDRILKRISACDPVAPSDLPKSNFDFGLAVGVGGEILPETLERMIDICKVVFVDIQALIRVFDPVDGTVNLVHLDQTGFGPLLKRIGFLKASAEEAPYVDVEEARKWCCVVVTNGKEGCAVYTKDEELPVAPFSAFQVDPTGAGDSFLGGLVAGLVHGLNVPDAALLGNFFGSLTVGQIGLPKFDSRLVQIYIFDVDKSWWNIKVDADRVGKRVQYLRE; encoded by the exons atgGTGAAGGAAGCAAATGATTTATCAATACCCACCACCCACCGGTGCCTAATTGTGGGGAATTACTGCCACGACGTTCTGATTAAAGACGACGTAGTAATAGCGGAGTCACTCGGCGGCGCGGTTTCGTTCATCTCCGCTGTCCTCGACGGCTTGTCCATTTCCTCCGACTACATTTCTAAAGTGGGCACCGATTTCGTGTACTCCGTAAATCACCGGCCGATTACGTCAGCTTCTTCCAAAACCACCGTTTTTCACGCCTATTTCTCAACGGAAACCAAACGCCAAGATCGGATCCTAAAACGGATCAGTGCATGCGACCCGGTAGCTCCCTCGGATCttccaaaatcaaatttcgatttTGGTTTGGCTGTAGGTGTTGGTGGGGAGATTCTGCCCGAAACCCTAGAACGAATGATAGATATATGTAAAGTTGTGTTTGTAGATATCCAAGCTTTGATTCGGGTATTTGACCCGGTTGATGGAACAGTGAATCTTGTACATTTGGATCAAACCGGGTTTGGGCCTTTATTGAAAAGAATCGGGTTTTTGAAGGCCTCCGCGGAGGAGGCACCGTATGTAGATGTTGAGGAAGCAAGGAAATGGTGTTGTGTGGTGGTGACTAATGGGAAAGAAGGGTGTGCAGTATATACTAAAGATGAAGAATTGCCCGTTGCGCCTTTTTCAGCTTTTCAAGTTGATCCAACAGGAGCTGGGGATAGTTTTCTTGGAGGTTTAGTTGCTGGGCTTGTTCATGGTTTAAATGTACCGGATGCTGCATTGCTGGGGAACTTTTTTGGATCACTGACTGTAGGGCAAATTGGGCTTCCCAAGTTCGATTCGCGGTTGGTACAG ATATATATCTTTGATGTGGACAAGAGTTGGTGGAACATCAAGGTTGATGCAGATAGAGTGGGGAAGAGAGTGCAGTATTTGAG AGAGTGA
- the LOC107824612 gene encoding inositol 3-kinase isoform X1, with protein sequence MVKEANDLSIPTTHRCLIVGNYCHDVLIKDDVVIAESLGGAVSFISAVLDGLSISSDYISKVGTDFVYSVNHRPITSASSKTTVFHAYFSTETKRQDRILKRISACDPVAPSDLPKSNFDFGLAVGVGGEILPETLERMIDICKVVFVDIQALIRVFDPVDGTVNLVHLDQTGFGPLLKRIGFLKASAEEAPYVDVEEARKWCCVVVTNGKEGCAVYTKDEELPVAPFSAFQVDPTGAGDSFLGGLVAGLVHGLNVPDAALLGNFFGSLTVGQIGLPKFDSRLVQRVKDEVLKRRLQCSGSHEKKEDGPKRLKPSDHEEFQAALNAAKTVAAQSIKECKWDLHSSPGALEQPIRNGQQRLLLNPVCEEPINSVDSKP encoded by the exons atgGTGAAGGAAGCAAATGATTTATCAATACCCACCACCCACCGGTGCCTAATTGTGGGGAATTACTGCCACGACGTTCTGATTAAAGACGACGTAGTAATAGCGGAGTCACTCGGCGGCGCGGTTTCGTTCATCTCCGCTGTCCTCGACGGCTTGTCCATTTCCTCCGACTACATTTCTAAAGTGGGCACCGATTTCGTGTACTCCGTAAATCACCGGCCGATTACGTCAGCTTCTTCCAAAACCACCGTTTTTCACGCCTATTTCTCAACGGAAACCAAACGCCAAGATCGGATCCTAAAACGGATCAGTGCATGCGACCCGGTAGCTCCCTCGGATCttccaaaatcaaatttcgatttTGGTTTGGCTGTAGGTGTTGGTGGGGAGATTCTGCCCGAAACCCTAGAACGAATGATAGATATATGTAAAGTTGTGTTTGTAGATATCCAAGCTTTGATTCGGGTATTTGACCCGGTTGATGGAACAGTGAATCTTGTACATTTGGATCAAACCGGGTTTGGGCCTTTATTGAAAAGAATCGGGTTTTTGAAGGCCTCCGCGGAGGAGGCACCGTATGTAGATGTTGAGGAAGCAAGGAAATGGTGTTGTGTGGTGGTGACTAATGGGAAAGAAGGGTGTGCAGTATATACTAAAGATGAAGAATTGCCCGTTGCGCCTTTTTCAGCTTTTCAAGTTGATCCAACAGGAGCTGGGGATAGTTTTCTTGGAGGTTTAGTTGCTGGGCTTGTTCATGGTTTAAATGTACCGGATGCTGCATTGCTGGGGAACTTTTTTGGATCACTGACTGTAGGGCAAATTGGGCTTCCCAAGTTCGATTCGCGGTTGGTACAG AGAGTGAAAGATGAAGTGCTAAAAAGGAGGTTGCAGTGTTCTGGGTCCCATGAGAAAAAGGAAGATGGACCAAAGAGGCTGAAGCCATCAGATCATGAAGAATTCCAAGCAGCTCTAAATGCAGCCAAAACGGTAGCAGCACAATCTATCAAAGAATGTAAGTGGGACTTGCATAGTTCTCCCGGAGCATTGGAACAGCCGATTCGCAACGGTCAGCAGAGATTACTACTTAATCCTGTTTGTGAAGAACCGATTAATTCAGTTGATAGTAAACCTTGA